From the Sphingomonas sabuli genome, the window ATCGCGGGTTTCCGGCTGGTCTGCCTGATCGGATTGCTCATCCTGAACGCTCCGGTCCTCGGAACCGGCCTCGTCGGACGATTCCTCGCCGCCGCTGCCATTTTCGCCACCGCCGCGGCGACGGCCGCGTCCGCCGCGCCGCCGGCGACGGCGGCGGCGTCCGCCACGTTCGTCGGATTCACGGGATTCGCGGGACTCGCGAGACTCGCCGCGCTCGTCGCGGCGGTCCTCCTCGTCCTCGTCCTCTTCATCCTCATCGTCGTCGTCGGCACCGACCAGCGCGGCGTCCAGCTCGTCCTCGTCCTCATCGGGCGAATATTGCACCGGCTGGGTGCGCTGCATCGGGACCGGTTTGGGCCCGGAGCTTTCGACCGCCATCTTGGCGCCTTCGAAGCTCTCGTCGATGACGATTTCGATCGACACACCATAGCGCGCCTCGATTTCCGCCAGTTCCGACCTCTTTTTGTTGAGCACGTATACCGCCGCGTCGCGACCGGCGCGCAGCAGGATCCGCTCGCCCTTGCCCCGCGCAGCTTCGTCCTCGACGATGCGCAGCGCCGACAGGCCGGCGGAGGATGCCGTACGCATCAGTCCGGTGCCTTCGCAATGCGGGCACGGCTTGGTCGACGCTTCGAGTACGCCGGTCCGCAGCCGCTGGCGGCTCATTTCCATCAGCCCGAAGCTGGAAATGCGGCCGACCTGGATGCGCGCGCGGTCGTTCTTGAGCGCGTCCTTCATCGCCTTTTCGACTTTGCGGACATGGCTGTTCTGTTCCATGTCGATGAAGTCGATGACGACGAGGCCCGCCATGTCGCGCAGGCGCAGCTGGCGGGCGATTTCGGCCGCCGCTTCGAGGTTGGTCGCAAACGCGGTCTGCTCGATATTATGCTCGCGCGTCGACCGGCCGGAGTTGATGTCGATCGACACCAGGGCTTCGGTGGGATTGATGACCAGATAGCCGCCGGATTTCAGCTGGACCACCGGCTGGTACATGCCGGACAATTGGTCCTCGACCCCCGACCGCTGGAACAAGGGCGTGGATTCGGTATGCTGCTGAACCCGCTTAACGTGGCTGGGCATGAGCAATTTCATGAAGCCGCGCGCGGCCTTGTAACCGTCGTCGCCTTCAACGATCACTTCGTCGATATCGCGATTGTACAGGTCGCGGATGGCCCGCTTGATCAGGTCGCTGTCGCGATAGATCAGCGCCGGGGCCGTGCTCTTGAGCGTCTTTTCGCGGATCTCGTCCCACAGGCGGGCAAGATAATCGAAATCGCGCTTGATCTCGGTCTTGGTGCGCGACAGCCCGGCGGTGCGGACGATCAGCCCCATGGTCGACGGCAGGTTGAGGTCGGCCATGATCGACTTCAACCGCTTGCGGTCGGCGCCGTTGGAAATCTTCCGGCTGATGCCGCCGCCATGCGACGTGTTGGGCATCAGCACGCAATAGCGGCCGGCCAGGCTCAGATAGGTGGTCAGCGCGGCGCCCTTGTTGCCGCGTTCTTCCTTGACCACCTGAACCAGCAGTACCTG encodes:
- a CDS encoding Rne/Rng family ribonuclease, with protein sequence MSMRMLIDARHPEETRVAVVKGSRIEEFDFESAEHKQLKGNIYLAKVTRVEPSLQAAFVDYGGNRHGFLAFSEIHPDYYQIPKADRDALLKEEAEAAAEEERLRNGGDDYHDHDNDHGDEGEDGEGGDESVEAGTGSHRSPVDESAADELRQKRQNLRRRYKIQDVVQRRQVLLVQVVKEERGNKGAALTTYLSLAGRYCVLMPNTSHGGGISRKISNGADRKRLKSIMADLNLPSTMGLIVRTAGLSRTKTEIKRDFDYLARLWDEIREKTLKSTAPALIYRDSDLIKRAIRDLYNRDIDEVIVEGDDGYKAARGFMKLLMPSHVKRVQQHTESTPLFQRSGVEDQLSGMYQPVVQLKSGGYLVINPTEALVSIDINSGRSTREHNIEQTAFATNLEAAAEIARQLRLRDMAGLVVIDFIDMEQNSHVRKVEKAMKDALKNDRARIQVGRISSFGLMEMSRQRLRTGVLEASTKPCPHCEGTGLMRTASSAGLSALRIVEDEAARGKGERILLRAGRDAAVYVLNKKRSELAEIEARYGVSIEIVIDESFEGAKMAVESSGPKPVPMQRTQPVQYSPDEDEDELDAALVGADDDDEDEEDEDEEDRRDERGESRESRESRESDERGGRRRRRRRRGGRGRRRGGGENGSGGEESSDEAGSEDRSVQDEQSDQADQPETRDGDEAEGEKKPRSRRSRGRGRGRGRSEEAAEANDGDQSIVDSASSPMIDTPVDAEAPIAETEAAPEEKPKPKRSRAKAKPKAEAEEPAPPEAPPPETDGDAGQKAKAKPRKRSTKAKAAEEAPDTSEPAPVPNADNDPNGGDPDEPGEPRRGWWQRTFG